The following proteins are co-located in the uncultured Draconibacterium sp. genome:
- a CDS encoding UPF0280 family protein yields the protein MKLFEERTYRTQFNSERFLGFEVKHLETDLWIGVDPASFDEKMRSVAQSKIECLRTTFDKYIEKEPFFKKSLKPFQPSEAAPKEAVEMAEAAEKAGIGPMSAVAGLFAREVGQEILQNFSVEELVIENGGDIYLCLKDELVLSVFAGESILSERIGLVIPAKKEAFGICTSAGTVGPSISYGVADAVVVVCDDILLADAFATALGNKVKSPDHVEKVIRQAEKYPEIQSLLIICEDKVGIKGENEMRILK from the coding sequence ATGAAACTTTTTGAAGAAAGAACATATCGTACACAATTTAACTCCGAGCGGTTTTTGGGTTTTGAAGTAAAACACCTCGAAACTGATTTGTGGATTGGTGTTGATCCGGCGTCATTCGACGAAAAAATGCGTTCGGTGGCTCAAAGTAAAATTGAATGCCTCAGAACTACGTTTGACAAGTACATTGAAAAAGAACCTTTTTTCAAAAAAAGCCTGAAGCCCTTTCAACCTTCGGAGGCGGCACCAAAAGAAGCTGTTGAAATGGCTGAAGCTGCTGAAAAAGCAGGCATTGGTCCTATGTCGGCTGTAGCAGGTTTGTTTGCCCGCGAAGTGGGTCAGGAAATTCTTCAAAACTTTTCAGTTGAGGAGTTGGTTATAGAGAACGGCGGCGACATTTACCTGTGTTTAAAAGACGAGTTGGTATTATCTGTTTTTGCAGGTGAATCCATTTTATCAGAACGAATCGGGCTGGTGATCCCGGCAAAAAAAGAAGCTTTTGGCATTTGCACATCTGCCGGAACGGTTGGTCCGTCAATTAGTTATGGAGTAGCTGATGCAGTTGTAGTTGTTTGCGACGATATACTTTTAGCCGACGCTTTTGCGACAGCGCTTGGCAACAAGGTAAAATCGCCCGATCATGTTGAAAAGGTAATCAGACAAGCAGAAAAATATCCTGAAATCCAATCGTTGCTTATTATTTGCGAAGATAAAGTTGGGATTA